The following proteins are co-located in the Halarcobacter sp. genome:
- a CDS encoding aldehyde dehydrogenase family protein — translation MSTIEVTSPYDDSVVGTVPFSTNEEVQAAIDLAHETFLDHENHLPKYKRVAILEKVAEIMSSQVEELTKLCASEGGKPWMDSEVEVYRAINGVKLAIEALGSLEGKEVAMGHTASSANRMAYTFKEPIGVVAAISAFNHPFNLAIHQVIPAIAVGCPVVIKPATQTPMSAIRLVEILEEAGLPKGWAQAVVCDRTGGELLATSPKVSFLTFIGSGAVGWYLNSKVNNGTRVALEHGGVAPVIVEPDADIDAMIPDLGKGGFYHAGQVCVSVQRVYVHESIVDEVASKLSDYASKLVVGNQLDPKTEVGPLINNNEVNRVEEWVNEAVEKGAKVLTGGKRISNSCYEPTVLLNPADDALVSTKEVFGPVVCVYSYSDMEEAIDRANSLEVSFQAAVFTKNLDKALRAVKRINGTTVMVNDHTAFRVDWMPFGGAKASGLGVGGIHDSMEEMTNEKLLVIKSPVL, via the coding sequence ATGAGTACAATAGAAGTAACATCACCATATGATGACAGCGTAGTAGGGACAGTTCCATTTAGTACAAATGAAGAAGTACAAGCAGCAATAGATTTAGCACATGAAACTTTTTTAGATCATGAAAATCATCTACCAAAATATAAAAGAGTTGCTATCTTAGAAAAAGTTGCTGAAATTATGTCTTCACAAGTTGAAGAATTAACTAAACTTTGTGCTTCTGAAGGTGGTAAACCTTGGATGGATTCTGAAGTTGAAGTTTACAGAGCTATCAATGGTGTTAAGCTTGCAATTGAAGCTTTAGGTTCTTTAGAAGGTAAAGAGGTTGCTATGGGGCATACTGCTTCATCTGCTAATAGAATGGCTTATACATTTAAAGAACCTATTGGGGTTGTTGCTGCAATTTCTGCTTTTAACCACCCTTTTAACTTAGCTATTCACCAAGTTATCCCTGCAATTGCTGTTGGGTGTCCTGTTGTTATTAAACCTGCAACTCAAACTCCTATGTCTGCTATTAGACTTGTTGAAATCTTAGAAGAAGCTGGTCTTCCTAAAGGTTGGGCTCAAGCTGTTGTTTGTGACAGAACTGGTGGGGAATTATTAGCTACATCTCCTAAAGTTAGTTTCTTAACTTTTATTGGTTCTGGTGCTGTTGGTTGGTATTTAAATTCTAAAGTTAACAATGGTACACGTGTAGCATTAGAGCATGGTGGGGTTGCTCCTGTTATTGTTGAGCCTGATGCTGACATTGATGCTATGATTCCTGATTTAGGTAAAGGTGGTTTCTATCATGCTGGTCAAGTTTGTGTTTCTGTTCAAAGAGTTTACGTACACGAATCTATTGTTGATGAAGTAGCTTCTAAACTTTCTGATTATGCTTCTAAGTTAGTTGTTGGTAATCAACTTGATCCTAAAACTGAAGTTGGTCCACTTATTAACAACAATGAAGTTAACAGAGTTGAAGAGTGGGTTAATGAAGCTGTTGAAAAAGGTGCTAAGGTATTAACTGGTGGTAAGAGAATCTCTAATTCTTGTTATGAGCCTACTGTTTTACTAAATCCTGCTGATGATGCTTTAGTTTCTACTAAAGAGGTATTTGGTCCTGTTGTTTGTGTTTATTCATATTCTGACATGGAAGAGGCTATTGACAGAGCTAACTCTTTAGAGGTTTCTTTCCAAGCTGCTGTATTTACTAAGAATCTTGACAAAGCTTTAAGAGCTGTTAAGAGAATCAACGGTACTACTGTGATGGTTAACGACCACACTGCATTTAGAGTTGACTGGATGCCATTTGGTGGTGCTAAGGCTTCTGGTCTTGGTGTTGGTGGTATTCACGACTCTATGGAAGAAATGACTAACGAAAAACTTCTTGTTATCAAGTCTCCTGTTTTATAA
- a CDS encoding response regulator transcription factor translates to MDYGLLKKYTRDLNVLFVEDDIDFRKEFSELLQDIFPKVTTAVDGIDALNKYKDYNNSTGKYYDLIISDIKMPNFDGVQLVDSVYKINDKQLIIILSARNEFEYLLPLVNLGIHQFFTKPIDYNYFLNDIFKLCNQIYHTNLNKDDGILRINESLIWDKNKKKLIQNDKAIDLTKNEIRFVDTILNNNGKICTVDELINIIWYEEFDLNPDISHLKSLIYRLRKKVPGLHIKNIYGMGYTHEIK, encoded by the coding sequence ATGGACTATGGTTTATTAAAGAAATATACAAGAGATTTAAATGTACTTTTTGTAGAAGATGATATTGATTTTAGAAAAGAGTTTTCTGAATTACTTCAAGATATTTTTCCTAAAGTTACCACGGCAGTTGATGGGATAGATGCACTTAATAAATATAAAGATTATAATAATAGTACTGGCAAATACTATGATTTAATAATTTCTGATATAAAAATGCCAAATTTTGATGGAGTACAATTAGTAGATTCTGTATATAAAATCAATGATAAACAATTAATAATAATCCTTTCTGCAAGAAATGAATTTGAATATTTATTGCCTTTGGTTAATTTAGGGATACATCAATTCTTTACAAAACCAATTGATTACAATTATTTTTTAAATGATATTTTTAAATTGTGTAATCAAATTTATCATACTAATTTAAATAAAGATGATGGTATTCTAAGAATTAATGAGTCTTTAATTTGGGATAAAAATAAAAAGAAATTGATACAAAATGATAAAGCTATAGACTTAACTAAAAATGAGATACGTTTTGTAGATACAATTTTAAATAATAATGGAAAAATATGTACTGTTGATGAACTTATAAATATTATTTGGTATGAAGAATTTGATTTAAATCCAGATATCTCTCACTTGAAAAGTCTTATTTATAGACTACGAAAAAAAGTTCCAGGTTTACATATTAAAAATATATATGGTATGGGATATACTCACGAAATAAAATAG
- a CDS encoding acetolactate synthase large subunit translates to MKASDLFVKALENEGVEYIFGIPGEENLDFLESLRKSNIKLILTRHEQGAGFMAATYGRLTGKVGVCISTLGPGATNFATAAAYAQLGGMPMMMITGQKPIKKSKQGRFQIVDIVGMMKPMTKYAKQVVNGNNIPSMVREAFKIATTERPGAVHIELPEDIAEEEVEENIYPVRPYKRPYADKTAILDAVKMIEKAERPLLLIAAGANRTRIGDALTNFVNETGIPFFSTQMGKGVIDENHKLCLSTAALSADDFIHCAIERADLIINVGHDVIEKPPFFMENEEGSTKVLHVNFFPSEVDDTYFPQLDLIGDIAKNVEQMTNAISKQEHWDFDYYIRLADEIRTRLSKYFGDTRFPILPQKAVRTIRQTLDDKDIVTLDNGVYKIWFARNYRCAQPNTLLLDNALATMGAGLPSGMAAKMVNPDSKVVAVCGDGGFMMNSQEMETAVRLGLDLTVIILNDNAYGMIKWKQTGMGFDTYGLDLDNPDFVKYAESYGATGHRPQSCEEFEETLEKCVNGKGVHLIDLAVDYSLNHSILNELLAKKECLL, encoded by the coding sequence ATGAAAGCATCTGACTTATTTGTAAAAGCGTTAGAAAACGAAGGTGTTGAATATATTTTTGGTATTCCCGGTGAAGAAAACTTAGACTTTTTAGAATCATTAAGAAAATCAAATATTAAACTAATTTTAACAAGACATGAACAAGGTGCAGGTTTTATGGCTGCAACTTATGGAAGATTAACAGGAAAAGTTGGTGTTTGTATTTCAACTTTAGGACCTGGTGCAACAAACTTTGCGACAGCTGCAGCATATGCACAACTTGGTGGTATGCCAATGATGATGATTACTGGTCAAAAACCAATTAAAAAATCTAAACAAGGAAGATTCCAAATTGTTGATATTGTTGGTATGATGAAACCAATGACTAAATATGCAAAACAAGTTGTAAATGGAAATAATATTCCATCTATGGTTAGAGAAGCATTTAAAATTGCAACAACTGAAAGACCAGGTGCAGTTCATATTGAACTTCCTGAAGATATTGCTGAAGAAGAAGTTGAAGAAAATATCTATCCAGTTAGACCTTATAAAAGACCATATGCAGATAAAACTGCTATTTTAGATGCAGTTAAAATGATTGAAAAAGCAGAAAGACCTCTACTTTTAATTGCAGCAGGTGCAAATAGAACAAGAATTGGTGATGCATTAACTAACTTTGTAAACGAAACTGGTATTCCATTCTTCTCTACTCAAATGGGTAAAGGGGTAATTGATGAAAATCACAAACTTTGTTTATCAACTGCAGCATTATCAGCTGACGATTTTATCCACTGCGCAATTGAAAGAGCAGATTTAATTATCAATGTAGGACATGATGTAATTGAAAAACCACCATTCTTTATGGAAAATGAAGAGGGTTCTACAAAAGTTTTACATGTAAACTTTTTCCCATCTGAAGTTGATGATACATACTTTCCACAATTAGACTTAATTGGTGATATTGCTAAAAATGTTGAACAAATGACTAATGCAATATCTAAACAAGAACATTGGGACTTTGATTATTATATAAGATTAGCAGATGAGATTAGAACTAGACTTTCTAAATACTTTGGTGATACAAGATTCCCAATTTTACCTCAAAAAGCAGTTAGAACTATTAGACAAACGTTAGATGATAAAGATATTGTAACACTTGATAATGGAGTATATAAAATCTGGTTTGCAAGAAATTATAGATGTGCACAACCAAATACTTTATTATTAGATAATGCTCTTGCAACCATGGGAGCTGGTTTACCATCTGGTATGGCAGCAAAAATGGTTAATCCAGATTCAAAAGTTGTTGCCGTTTGCGGTGATGGTGGATTTATGATGAACTCTCAAGAGATGGAAACTGCAGTTAGATTAGGATTAGACTTAACAGTAATTATCCTAAATGATAATGCATATGGAATGATTAAATGGAAACAAACAGGTATGGGATTTGATACATATGGTCTTGACCTTGATAATCCAGATTTCGTTAAATATGCAGAATCTTATGGAGCAACTGGACACAGACCACAGTCTTGTGAAGAGTTTGAAGAAACATTAGAAAAATGTGTTAACGGAAAAGGTGTTCACTTAATTGACCTTGCAGTAGATTACTCATTAAATCATTCGATTTTAAATGAGTTACTAGCTAAAAAAGAGTGTTTATTATAA